tgtctatttgcaaaattaagttgcttactgatgaatcagagcaaaacatgtgaagagaattattaatgaagtttgattaatcggggctgggaaccccgttgccagctctttttgcaaaattattggataagcggatgtgccactaatccattatgaaagtctgtcaagagtaaatgacaaggttgaaagataaacaccacatacttcctcatgagctataaaacattgacacaaattaagatgcattttgaattgtttaaaggtagcacacgaagtatttacttggaatggcagaaaataccatgtagtaggtaggtatggtggacacaaatggcatagtttttggctcaaggattttggatgcacgagaagtattccctctcagtacaaggcttaggctagcaaggttatttgaagcaaactcaagtatgaaccggtacagcaaaacttacataagaacatattgcaagcattataagactctacactgtcttccttgttgttcaaacccttaccagaaaatatccagaccttagagagaccaatcatgcaaaccaaattttaacaagctctacagtatttcttcactaataggtgcaaagtacatgatgcaagagcttaaacatgagcacaacaattgccaagtatcaaattattcaagacattataccaattaccacatgtagcattttctgtttccaaccatataacaattaacgaagcagtttcaaccttcgccatgaacattaaaagctaagaacacatgtgttcatatgaaccagcggagcgcgtctctctcccacacaagcatttattcaaagaatgaaaataacaaaacaaaaataaaaacacacaaacgctccaagtaaagtacataagatgtgactgaataaaaatatagtttcaagagaagtgacctgataaattgtcgatgaagaaggggatgcccaagcttagacgcttgagtcttctagaaatatgcagggatgaaccacgggggcatccccaagcttagacttttcactcttcttgatcatattgtatcatcctcctctcttgacccttgaaaacttcctccacaccaaactcgaaacaaactcattagagggttagtgcataatcaaaaattcacatgttcagaggtgaaacaatcattcttaacacttctgtacattgcacaaagcttctgaaagttaatggaacaaagaaatccatccaacatagcaaaataggcaatgcgaaataaaaggcagaatctgtcaaaacagaacagtctgtaaagacaaatttttctggggcacttaacttgctcagatgaaaatgctcaaatttaatgaaagttgcgtacatatctgaggatcacgcacgtaaattggcatatttttatgagttacctacagacggggcgactcaaattcgtgatagcaagaaatctgtttctgcgcagcaatccaaatctagtatcaactctactaccaaagactttacttggcacaacaatgcaataaaataaagataaggagaggttgctacagtagtaacaacttccaagaaacaaatataaaacaaagtactgtagtaaaataaacacatggattatctcccaagaagttctttctttatagccattaagatgggctcagcagttttaatgatgcactcgcaagaaatagtatttgaagaaaaagagaccatcaagaggcaaattcaaaacacatttaagtctaacatgcttcctatgaaagagaatcttgtaaataaacaagttcatgaagagcaaagtgacaagcataggaagataaaacaagtgtagcttcaaaaatttcagcatatagggaggtgttttagtaacatgaaaatttctacaaccatattttcctctctcataataactttcagtagtatcatgagcaaactcaacaatataactatcacataaagcattcttatcatgagtctcatgcataaaattattactctccacataagcataatcaattttattagtaatagtgggagcaaattcaacaaagtagctatcattattattctcatcaagtgtaggaggcatagtataatcataacaaaatttactctccatagtaggtagcaccaaaagaccactatcattataataatcataaataggaggcaaagtatcatcaaagaaaattttctcctcaatgcttgggggactaaaaagatcatgcttatcaaaaccagcttccccaagcttagaattttccatatcattagcaacaatggtgttcaaagcgttcatactaatatgttccatgggttttttaatttccacatcaaaccatccatgtcttaaatcaggaaatagaataagaagctcattgttgtccattatgcctaactagtgtaaacaagagacaaaaagatgcaattgcaggatctaaaggaaatagcttcgagcactcacaacgataccagaaaagtgtttggttacctgggaccggagtgtgagtaccttttacctttcctccccggcaacggcgccagaaaatagcttgatgtctacgcgcgcttctattcctgtagacaatgttgggcctccaagagcagaggtttgtaaaatagcagcaagtttcccttaagtggatcacccaaggtttatcgaactcagggaggaagaggtcaaagatatccctctcaagcaactctgcaaccacaatacaagaagtctcttgtgtccccaacacacctaatacacttgtcagatgtataggtgcactagttcggcgaagagatagtgaaatacagttggtatgaatgaatatgagcagtagtaacggcaccagaaaagtgcttgctggcgtgcagttgatgtgggagatattgcaggaagtagagatgcagtaaaacagtaaacaagcgatgattgcagtatttggaaacaaggcctagggatcatactttcactagtggacactctcaacattgatcacataataaaaccactctacaccctcttgttggatgatgaacaccactaattgtgtagggctacaagagcacctcaatgccggagttaacaagctccacaacattcgatattcatatttaaataatcttagagtgcatgatagatcaacacaactataccaagtactaacatagcatgcacactgtcaccatcatactatgaaaggaggaatatatcacattaataccatcatagctgGTCGTCCAGTTGGCGCCGGGCCGGATCCAgcgtgccgcccggtcggaccgggccagagaccgggcacgctggcgtggcggccggtctgaccgggtgctggaccggcctggactttggcttctcctctcgcgcatgcctcccgctcctccctcgcgtgtccatggggtatcttcatgtccagctccatgtccatctttacgtccatcttcacgtccagctgctcctctcctcctcgtgcgatgcttgtctcctcctcatacctgatgatacataagtaataggacttagccagtataaagttctcatcaatcaaagtatcatttatgaacaagttcacctgttgtttaagtagcttcgcacgagcccttgtaatgggtccaatccgaacttcattggacttgagcttcacagcagcttcatcttcatttggtaatgccggaggtagtagtgtggtagagatgtcctcatcagccTTCCCTCACAGGTACCCGCCACCGCATGTTTATCAGTTTCCTGCCCTCGCCGGCACAAACGTGTGATCTATACCACCCCGCAGCCTCCTCGCATGCAAGGTGCCTAGTGATTTGGCCAAGTGAGTTATTTTACCTAATTTTATCAATAAATTAAGATAGTGTTTTTTATTTAATTAGTTTATTGTGTGATGCTTATATGAAGGGATAGCGATGATGAGATGATGGTTCAATAGTTGATGCAAGAGGAGGTTGAGGCCTGGGCTGAAAGGAAAGAGGGCTACTACTCATCGCCTCCCTTCTTTGTCTACGAGCGAAGCTGCAACTTCCTCGCCGTACGGATCACCTGCACATATTCATAATGACTATCTCTGCATGGCTGAGTCCACGGCCTTTGAGAACATATACCTATTTTGCCATATGGTGGCGACAGTGTTTCGTCCGCTTTATCTGAGTGCACCAAATGTATAAGACACAACTCGAATAATAGCACAAAATGCAGCGAGGGGATTCCCTAGTATGCTCGTAAGCATCAGCCGCATGCATTCGGGTTAGAAGAATTATCCATTCGATTGGCGGGGTATCTTTGAATGTCACACTGGAGAGTGCAGTGTGGTACACcatccgtcccaaaatataagatGTTCAACGACTTTGAATTTTGACTGTGATTTGTAGTTACAATATGCACATAAAATTTGTACAGATATATATGAAATGAAAAGAATTGCAAGAATAATGCAACAATACCATTTATGCATTCTCAACCCATATATTTCGTATATATAAGACCGTGCGGCtgtgccttatattttgggaGAGAGGGAGTACTTAAAGCTATGGAAGAATACGACTTGTGGGTTTGGCATACTTATTTGGCATGGCTGGATCGCACATCAACGTGCTGCAACACTCTCTGTTGTTTGGTAGACTTGTTGAAGGTCATGCTCATGCACCAAAGGGTATAAGCTTGTTGATTGCATTTATCCTCCGTGGTTGTCATTTGTGAAGAAAATCTCCGACCCTCGTACTAAGAAGAAGGCCTGGTTTTCTACATGTCAGGCTATAGGAAAGATGTAGAGTGGGCATTTGGTATGCTTTGAGCTCGTTTTGCTATTGTAAGGTATATCCTCTTACGTAGTTAAGATGTGGAAGGTGATAAATACTTGCATGATCATGCATAATATGATCATCAAGAGTAAGATCGGTGCTCCAGTTGCTGATGATCAGTTGGATGAGCACCAGGGGCCGACCTCTTGCTCAAGTTGATCACGAGGTGCATGCCGAGTTTGGAGTTTTCAACGCCATGCATAAAAAAATTGTGACGACCATGTTCACTACTACAAAATAACCTCGTGAAGCATTTGTGGGTGAGGAAAGAAAACATCCCTTGATATGTGTTTTCATCTATTGGAATGTTTGCGTGAACTGTTTTTTAATGTTTGAATTATTATAATAAAACTATGTGAATTGGTGTGTAAAGTATTTAATTTATTGGCTTTAAGTATTGTAATAACCTATTTATTAGTTTGAACTATACTTTTTGTTGTATTGTAGACTACATTCATCTTATAAGAAATTCTCTAAATAGAATAATTGGGGGCTCTTTTGGGTGGTGTCGCGTGGGCAACTGGCCTAAAATCCGATGCAGTTTCTTCCTGCGCCTGAAAACCTTTTGTTTGGCACAATTGTCGGGGGATTTTTGGGAGACATTGGTGAGGCTGCTATTAGGTTTCGGTGTTGCTAGATCCGCCACCGGGTATAGGTGTGTATACTTATTTCACAATATTTACTAGGGTGATACGAGACACTAAATATTTTAGCTCTCGAGTGGTTGTGCACCTATTCATTTGACTCAAGTCTATAAACACCGCGAGAAGAGGTGGGGATGTTGGTGCTAAAGGGTGAGAGTGATGGTTGCTCCTCGGTCTAGAATTGTCTATTGGAAATAGGATGCATTGGAAATTAGAGCTAGAACACCATGGCAGGAAACATAGCTTTTCAGGTATTTGTTACTTCCAAGAAACTCACTACCTGCACGTGGTTTCTTTGATTCACGAGTGGTTGAGTAGGCTGATCGAGGCGGTGCGTCATGCTCAGCACGAAGTGGTGAATGCCCTGGTTCTCCTAATGACGCACTGTCTTTGGCTAGAAAGGaacaacaatgcctttgataagtTCACCACCATGTTCATCAGATATATGTAGGAAGATCTCGGAAGAATTTGATCAGTGGAAGCGGACGAAATTATGTGGAGTTTTAGGAAGAGTGGAGTGAGTGTTTGAGGATGGAGGTGGAGCTGATTGTATCTTGTTATGGGCTCCACGAACCCGTTCCATTGTGCGGATCCAAAATTCGTATTTTCATACCTTAAAAAATTCTAaattcaaatttagataaacttttGGTATCTATTTATGAACAGAAGTAGTACTCAGGTTCCAAAAATTCCCTTTAATGTTGTCGGCCATGACTTCTACCTATCGATGATATAGTAGAATTTCTTCAAATTTTGTTTCTCCTCTCGTTTTGATAGATTTGATGGTGGATGCTCAGGCGTGGGACAGAGAAAGCGTAAAGCGACAGAAAATGCAGTCCGGCGGCGGTAACGTGTCCTATCCACAacgcgccaccgccgccgttgTTTCGCCGAAAACCAGAGCAGTTCCTGTTTCGCACTCCAAATCTCAAATCTTTGTCTCCAAAACCCTCGTCGCGTCCCCAATCCATTTCCGATCAGATCGAGCGCTCCATACACTAGCTGCACACATTCGAATCGAGGAACCCTAAACCCGAAGAGCCCTAGGCCGATGGCGGCGCACCCGGCCTCCCCGACCGCCGGCAAGTCCTCCCCCTCGCTGCCGCCGCCGGTGCGCCTGTCGACGGCGCAGGCGCAGGCGGTAGCTGCAATCCAGCCCAGCTCACCGCGCTACTTCTTCTCCTCGCTGGCCGCCGCCTCCCCGTCGGCGCACCGCCGCATCGCCATCGCCGTCGACCTCTCCGACGAGTCCGCCTTCGCCGTCAAGTGGGCGGTGCAGAACTACCTCCGCCCGGGCGACGCCGTGGTGCTCCTCCACGTGCGCCCCACCTCCGTCCTCTACGGCGCCGACTGGGGCTCCATCCCCGTCACCgtctccgacgacgacgacgaagcgccgccgccgccttccgaCTCCtctgaggaggaggacgcgcggaggaagaagaagcgggagGAGGACTTCGACGCCTTCACCTCCGCCAAGTCGCAGGACCTCGCGCAGCCGCTCGTCGCCGCGCAGATCCCGTTCAAGATCCACATCGTCAAGGACCACGACATGAAGGAGCGCCTCTGCCTCGAGGCCGAGCGCCTCGGCCTCTCCGCCATGATCATGGGCAGCCGCGGGTTCGGCGCCTCCCGCAAGGGTGGCAAGAGCAGGCTCGGGAGCGTCAGCGACTACTGCGTGCACCACTGCGTCTGCCCCGTGGTGGTCGTCAGGTACCCCGAGGACGCCGGGACAGCGGGTGCTGGGGAGACTGATGAGCTGCGGACGGTGCCTGAGAATGAGGTCGTCTTCCACGAGGCGCCAGAGGGACAGAAAGGTTTGCTCCATTTGCTTCATCTTCTACTGTGCTTCACATTGCATAGTTTGGCATCGAGTAGGTAACGAAATGTTCGGTCCTTATGCGGTTCAGGGTAGCAAATTCAGAAAGTACTGAAAAAATAACACACTGGTGTCCGAGCAATTACCACTGGAAATGATTTGAACGCATCTGATAGCGATGGCAAGGAAGGTGACACACCATGAAGAGTCTTTCTAGTAGTAATCAGGTCGCATTGCATTAGCTCTAATTCACTACAGAAGTCCTGTGAATAGCCTTAAGATTTAGAGGTCTTGCCTGAATGCTGTCCTGTACCGGTCTAATTTGATCATTGAGTGGACAATATAATCC
This Lolium perenne isolate Kyuss_39 chromosome 1, Kyuss_2.0, whole genome shotgun sequence DNA region includes the following protein-coding sequences:
- the LOC127327294 gene encoding universal stress protein PHOS34, which produces MAAHPASPTAGKSSPSLPPPVRLSTAQAQAVAAIQPSSPRYFFSSLAAASPSAHRRIAIAVDLSDESAFAVKWAVQNYLRPGDAVVLLHVRPTSVLYGADWGSIPVTVSDDDDEAPPPPSDSSEEEDARRKKKREEDFDAFTSAKSQDLAQPLVAAQIPFKIHIVKDHDMKERLCLEAERLGLSAMIMGSRGFGASRKGGKSRLGSVSDYCVHHCVCPVVVVRYPEDAGTAGAGETDELRTVPENEVVFHEAPEGQKEN